Part of the Athalia rosae chromosome 2, iyAthRosa1.1, whole genome shotgun sequence genome, GATAAAACACCATTGTCCATATCAACTTGATCATCTATTTTCGTCATTCTAACGACGGGTTGGAACTCTATACTTGATCGACGATTTTCTAATTCAACCGACGATACAACCGGACTCACTCTGTGCGAAACTGAAAATGTAAATTCAATGTCAGAATCTCTAGCTTCCGATGATACAGTTTCCTTATGATGACGTTTTCTCGAATTCTGTTGTTTCTTAGAAGTTATATTAAGATTAGTATCCTTTTTacatgaattttcatcttcaaaaCCGGAATTATTCACATCAGACGACGACATCTCATCACGTTGTCGTTTTCTCGACACAGAATTTGTATTTGATTGTTTCTGAAGTATAATTATCGGCGGTGTTTCCTTGGAgtatgaattttcagagttatCATCTTTCAAATCAGAACTAAGAGTTTCGGAAGACATTTCTTTATAGGCTCGTCTTTTTGACAAATTATTGCTGACTTGTTGCGTTCTAAAATTCGTAACTGAATTACCATCTTTTCGACAAGAATTGACATGATTTTCACCCTCTGTATCAGACCCATGAGTATCCGATAAGACGTCCTCATTCTGACGTCTCCTGCTGATATTATGAGAATTTGGCTGTTTTCTCGATGCCGCAACACTGTGAGACTCATTTCCAAGATTGCTATCTGGACCTTCTTCGTCAATgctataatttttatagtcGGATGTAGATATGCTTCTCCGTTGAAGCTTGCGCGAAGTGGCGTTGGTAGAGTGGAGCTGCTTTTTTGAAACTGTAGTCTGGgggttacatatatatgaatacTCATGGCTTTGAAGATTCTTATCCCCTTCAGTCGTTTCTTCAGTGTGCTGGGATAAATCTTTATTGGTTTTGGTAATACTAATCTCACGGTGTGTAGAATCATCTGTATTTTCGGAGTTCTTAGACAAACTTTTGGCAGTGTCTTCTATGTTCCTATGCtttttcgacgaattttcattcttcacatTACCAGGAGATATACCTGAAGAACTTGAGTCCGTGCTCTTTGCGCTACTACTTTGTATCCTATCCATCAAATCTTCTGTCGCCCGATCATCGTCCGCACCATCACCCTGAATTAAACGATTACTATTAGATTCTGCTATtatcagattcaaattccccTCTAACCTGCTCGAAATATTCTTGTCGTCAGAATTTTCTGATAGTctatcatcgatttttttatcaggtacattttctctctcgcacTCCACGTCGGTCGATTGCTTAGACTgtaacttttttctcattttaataCCGGGCCACcctgttctgttttttctaCGCTTTCTACGCTTCAACGGAGATTCGGTACTGGTGACCTCGCCGCACTCGGAACTGGCACATGATGAATTATCTAAACAAGTAATTTCTTGACAATTGTCTAACAACTCCAACAAATCTGGGGGCGGTCCTTTTGGTATATGGGGATGTACCAAATTTAATTCAATCGATGTACCCAACTCAGGTGGTTCAAACGAGTCTTCTAAACCTAAGAAATGTTTTCCACATAACATATCATCTATGTTCCTTGCTATTTCTTTGAGGTCATCATCAGCTTCAGACTTCACCTCGTATTTTGCTTCCGGTTTAGGTGTATTCGTCCGCGACCTCACATACTGAGCTTCTTCTTCTATAATACTCAAATTCGTTGACTGTAATTGCTCTTTCTTTCGAATAATAGTTGACATAATGGCCAAAGTTGAAGCGTGACATCTAGGACTCTTTCTAGGTGATCTACCGATGCCTCCTCCCCCTCGTCCGCGCCCTCGTTTCCTATTGCCATCGCTTCTGTTGAAGCCCCTGGCCAATGTTtcatggaaattttcaatttcatatgGCAGTAAGAATGGTTTTTGATTATCTCCCTCACTGAAACAATGCCAAAACTCTGCCCCTTTGTCCTGACGTTGATACGTTTGGTACCAGGGCTCAGATTTGGGCACAGCCTCGAACGAAAATTGCAACTTTTCCACTTCTGGTGAAGGTTTAGCTGAAAATAAAGTTTCCGTACTCTCTATGTTGGAATCAACAGCTTCTACTTTATTCACATCTGAACACAAGCCTTGCTGCGAGTCTTTTACACCCGTAAGAGGTGCTTGATACCTCAACCTACTTCCTGGTACCTGAAATTTATAGTAATCTGTGTTGTCTTTGATCAAAGCTTCCGCCTGCGTCCGCCTTCGTTTTCTTGCTCGTCCAGAAGAAATTGAATCCTGGGAATCCTCTTCATTAGTTTCATCACACACAGAAGAACTCGAATTGATTATTGAACTCGGAATATACGACGTATCAGTCACATCACGTTCACTTTCAGTATCGTTAGGAACAACACTACTTTGCTGATCGCTTTCGCCGCAATCACTGGTTTCATCTCGCTTTGGTTCACCGAACATAAAGGATTCTGCTTCATCACTTAATAACGATAGTTCAGATTTTCTTACACGTTTAAAACGAACTACAACAGGTTTTTCACTTGAAGGAGCATCATCTTTTTTTGGAGCATCATCGTCAATTTTAACGGGCACAGAATGTAGAGAACTTGGTATTGTACTCGACCTTAACTTATTTCCTAAAACTTCGACCTTATAATAAGCACGATTATCTTCGATTAACCTTTCTTCTACGGAGAGCCTATTGCGTCCTCTAGAGGTTCGAGCTCCCCTTCTACTTGTTTTAATTGTCCTTGGCTGCTCatcctttgtttctttttccgtcaaacTTGGAGGCACAGAATCCTTGGGTTCATTCGGTATTTCGTTAGTATGACTAACTGAGCTGCCGTTGAGTTGTTTGCTGTCAATTTGAGAGGTTTCACTCGCAGTTGGGATTTTACTGAACTTTAAATGACGATGAACGCTGTCAGATGATTCTTTCGGATGAATATTCTTGTTAGCTTTGagatttttatcatcgatcCTGGAATCTTCCCCATTCAGGAGAACCTCTGGCACTGCTGGGGCAGGGATCTGattttcgtttgaaattttctccgtgGTATTTAGGCATTTCTCTTCTGCTTCCACTACGCAGGGATTTGCCAAACAACTTAGCTCCAAAACCGAATTGATCTCACACTTTATATCTTTAAAAGCTAGACTTGGCTGATCGTTATGCCTACTATTTGCAGTTTCACATTCCTTGCCCTTGCTATTTGGGTCATTACAGTTATCCAAagaacatttttcattatattccTGATCTTCATTTACCTTAAAATTACCTTCATTAACGCATTTTTCATCTGGATCATCTTCCTCTATCCAGATTGTACCTTTAGCACGTTTTTTTATGGTGAAACCCTCAAATTTATCATATAATTTATCACTTTTGTCAACTTCGTGCCATGGGCTACCTTTAGAGCGCAATAAATGTCCACTTTCATGCTTGGCACGTGTCCGTAAATTATGGGATGGGTTAAGCTTTATATCAAGATTTCTTCTTGCTCCGTTGCATTGCACCATATCGATGTCTCCCGTGCTATAATTATCCAAATCAGGCTTAGATTCCTTCACATCAACCTTCTCTTCCGGCAACACAACACTGCGAAGGCTGCGACCCACGTTTGGAAACAAGCTGCAATCTTTTCTATTTTGGGAATTCACAAAACATAAAATTTCTTTACCACAAAGCAATTTAGATGTGCGATTGCATGATGAATTTATCCGACTAAAAACACTAAGAGTGATTTACATTACTTAATATTAGAAGATTACTTACTGGATGTCTTTGGATCTCTTAAATTTGAGAAAAGCTTCGACACTCGCTCCAGCATTGATCAAAGTGTCAAGTGACAAGAAATTGTCGTCATTGCGAACAAAATTGAGATGCTGATCGCTTCGCAAATGTTTCTTCAAATCCCGATAATCGATTCGACATATTTCACAGTAACCAGCGACCAATTGTTCTGTTCTGCGAGTCCGCGTAGCCCCACCACGAGGCCTACGAGTCATGTCCTTAACCTAGTGAATAGGTATATTGCTATACTTAGATGAAACTTCGAATAATTCAGCCCATTTCTTggtaaaaattcagaaatattaaataatagtTTACTTTATCTTGCTGCTTGACAATCAAGTCCTTTGTATTCTCCTTTATATCTTTACTACTTATggttatctcttttttttcacgtcggtTAACGTCAAATGGACAGGAGCCGGGTTCGCCCTCAAAGTTCAACTTTGGCCAGGCTGGTAACTCCAGAAATATAGGTCTTGTGTCCCTGCAATTGCAATGAAAGAATActtagagaaaattttatacttgaagATTGAATTAGaacggaaaatatttcatcatagTCACCTTTGAAAGGATTCAAACTTTATGTACGGTGCCTTCAACTGCCTTATTTTGGGATCTTTGCTAGGTTGTTGTATCTGTTTCAAATTATATGTGCCTTTAAGGGATGCATAGATCTTGTCTAACCAGCTTTGCAATTTATTTGTTGCCCAGATTGGGATTCCCCAATTCTGAGCGTTCTTCAACGGGTCCACGGAATACTGTTGTGGTTGCGTCAGGGCACGCTCCAACATTGCATCCGCTCGTGACTTCTGAAATACATCATTTATATCCATCGTTACATCGTTGACATTATCAAATATTATGTCactgattgaataatttattgtttCATAGCTTACAGGTCTTGAGGCAATGCCTCGTAGATTAGTTGAGTTAGCAAGTGGGGATTCAGTGACAGGTGACGGAGTTGGGGGAGTCTGTATCGGTGTTTGAACCTCCACGCTCCGCAGCGAGGGGAGACCCCCGCTCCCTCCGCTGGCCCAACCCCATTTAAGCTTATCACCGCTAGTCTGCCCTAGCTTTTCCACTCTGTCGCTAACCACGAGAGTAACGCTCCTCCCCAAGAATAACTCAATTTTCTGCAATAATGATATTCATCAAAATCTCATTTCTGATCTTTTATCAAACATTTAAAGATTGCATTGACAAAATTTGGTAGCGGTGAAGTGGTTTTTGTTGATATAAACTGAACAATTGGTTGGTTTATGATAACCATCGATGTATCAGCAGTTGGGAATAATCATTGAAAAGAACGACTGATTGATACGGATGTAAACTTTGCTCATTTAATATCGCTGGAAATTTTGAATGTGTGCCCAGGTAAATTATCAAATACAAATACGGGATAGTGAAGATGGTCTACcataatgtaaaaaaattgtttatcaTGCAGTGGCAATGATAACAAAGTGTAGTTTTAGCATAAATAATCTGTAGTAGAATTCTTTGATATGCCTAAATGTGTAGAGCTGTAACGCTACGACGGATGAATGTGGTTGTAAAAAGTGAAACGTAAGTTAACGTCAACAGATTCTGGCTTGCACAATAATGATAGAGAGTTGATTGTTGGCAAAGTGTATATATTTTGACAGTACCCTAGGATAGAATTTAGAAAATGTTAAATgctacattgaaaaa contains:
- the LOC105692528 gene encoding uncharacterized protein LOC105692528 isoform X2 gives rise to the protein MLERALTQPQQYSVDPLKNAQNWGIPIWATNKLQSWLDKIYASLKGTYNLKQIQQPSKDPKIRQLKAPYIKFESFQRDTRPIFLELPAWPKLNFEGEPGSCPFDVNRREKKEITISSKDIKENTKDLIVKQQDKVKDMTRRPRGGATRTRRTEQLVAGYCEICRIDYRDLKKHLRSDQHLNFVRNDDNFLSLDTLINAGASVEAFLKFKRSKDIQKDCSLFPNVGRSLRSVVLPEEKVDVKESKPDLDNYSTGDIDMVQCNGARRNLDIKLNPSHNLRTRAKHESGHLLRSKGSPWHEVDKSDKLYDKFEGFTIKKRAKGTIWIEEDDPDEKCVNEGNFKVNEDQEYNEKCSLDNCNDPNSKGKECETANSRHNDQPSLAFKDIKCEINSVLELSCLANPCVVEAEEKCLNTTEKISNENQIPAPAVPEVLLNGEDSRIDDKNLKANKNIHPKESSDSVHRHLKFSKIPTASETSQIDSKQLNGSSVSHTNEIPNEPKDSVPPSLTEKETKDEQPRTIKTSRRGARTSRGRNRLSVEERLIEDNRAYYKVEVLGNKLRSSTIPSSLHSVPVKIDDDAPKKDDAPSSEKPVVVRFKRVRKSELSLLSDEAESFMFGEPKRDETSDCGESDQQSSVVPNDTESERDVTDTSYIPSSIINSSSSVCDETNEEDSQDSISSGRARKRRRTQAEALIKDNTDYYKFQVPGSRLRYQAPLTGVKDSQQGLCSDVNKVEAVDSNIESTETLFSAKPSPEVEKLQFSFEAVPKSEPWYQTYQRQDKGAEFWHCFSEGDNQKPFLLPYEIENFHETLARGFNRSDGNRKRGRGRGGGGIGRSPRKSPRCHASTLAIMSTIIRKKEQLQSTNLSIIEEEAQYVRSRTNTPKPEAKYEVKSEADDDLKEIARNIDDMLCGKHFLGLEDSFEPPELGTSIELNLVHPHIPKGPPPDLLELLDNCQEITCLDNSSCASSECGEVTSTESPLKRRKRRKNRTGWPGIKMRKKLQSKQSTDVECERENVPDKKIDDRLSENSDDKNISSRLEGNLNLIIAESNSNRLIQGDGADDDRATEDLMDRIQSSSAKSTDSSSSGISPGNVKNENSSKKHRNIEDTAKSLSKNSENTDDSTHREISITKTNKDLSQHTEETTEGDKNLQSHEYSYICNPQTTVSKKQLHSTNATSRKLQRRSISTSDYKNYSIDEEGPDSNLGNESHSVAASRKQPNSHNISRRRQNEDVLSDTHGSDTEGENHVNSCRKDGNSVTNFRTQQVSNNLSKRRAYKEMSSETLSSDLKDDNSENSYSKETPPIIILQKQSNTNSVSRKRQRDEMSSSDVNNSGFEDENSCKKDTNLNITSKKQQNSRKRHHKETVSSEARDSDIEFTFSVSHRVSPVVSSVELENRRSSIEFQPVVRMTKIDDQVDMDNGVLSVTVASNRRLRSSTSPRSNLQPPPKRFRNAKGKFGRWIKNS
- the LOC105692528 gene encoding uncharacterized protein LOC105692528 isoform X3, whose product is MTRRPRGGATRTRRTEQLVAGYCEICRIDYRDLKKHLRSDQHLNFVRNDDNFLSLDTLINAGASVEAFLKFKRSKDIQKDCSLFPNVGRSLRSVVLPEEKVDVKESKPDLDNYSTGDIDMVQCNGARRNLDIKLNPSHNLRTRAKHESGHLLRSKGSPWHEVDKSDKLYDKFEGFTIKKRAKGTIWIEEDDPDEKCVNEGNFKVNEDQEYNEKCSLDNCNDPNSKGKECETANSRHNDQPSLAFKDIKCEINSVLELSCLANPCVVEAEEKCLNTTEKISNENQIPAPAVPEVLLNGEDSRIDDKNLKANKNIHPKESSDSVHRHLKFSKIPTASETSQIDSKQLNGSSVSHTNEIPNEPKDSVPPSLTEKETKDEQPRTIKTSRRGARTSRGRNRLSVEERLIEDNRAYYKVEVLGNKLRSSTIPSSLHSVPVKIDDDAPKKDDAPSSEKPVVVRFKRVRKSELSLLSDEAESFMFGEPKRDETSDCGESDQQSSVVPNDTESERDVTDTSYIPSSIINSSSSVCDETNEEDSQDSISSGRARKRRRTQAEALIKDNTDYYKFQVPGSRLRYQAPLTGVKDSQQGLCSDVNKVEAVDSNIESTETLFSAKPSPEVEKLQFSFEAVPKSEPWYQTYQRQDKGAEFWHCFSEGDNQKPFLLPYEIENFHETLARGFNRSDGNRKRGRGRGGGGIGRSPRKSPRCHASTLAIMSTIIRKKEQLQSTNLSIIEEEAQYVRSRTNTPKPEAKYEVKSEADDDLKEIARNIDDMLCGKHFLGLEDSFEPPELGTSIELNLVHPHIPKGPPPDLLELLDNCQEITCLDNSSCASSECGEVTSTESPLKRRKRRKNRTGWPGIKMRKKLQSKQSTDVECERENVPDKKIDDRLSENSDDKNISSRLEGNLNLIIAESNSNRLIQGDGADDDRATEDLMDRIQSSSAKSTDSSSSGISPGNVKNENSSKKHRNIEDTAKSLSKNSENTDDSTHREISITKTNKDLSQHTEETTEGDKNLQSHEYSYICNPQTTVSKKQLHSTNATSRKLQRRSISTSDYKNYSIDEEGPDSNLGNESHSVAASRKQPNSHNISRRRQNEDVLSDTHGSDTEGENHVNSCRKDGNSVTNFRTQQVSNNLSKRRAYKEMSSETLSSDLKDDNSENSYSKETPPIIILQKQSNTNSVSRKRQRDEMSSSDVNNSGFEDENSCKKDTNLNITSKKQQNSRKRHHKETVSSEARDSDIEFTFSVSHRVSPVVSSVELENRRSSIEFQPVVRMTKIDDQVDMDNGVLSVTVASNRRLRSSTSPRSNLQPPPKRFRNAKGKFGRWIKNS
- the LOC105692528 gene encoding uncharacterized protein LOC105692528 isoform X1, whose product is MVSPSKAQQQQQQHPQENRSRETERRSSHVWIQKGPNPLEKNTFYLDIKNHVLSNKLEAKIKDLGGKIELFLGRSVTLVVSDRVEKLGQTSGDKLKWGWASGGSGGLPSLRSVEVQTPIQTPPTPSPVTESPLANSTNLRGIASRPKSRADAMLERALTQPQQYSVDPLKNAQNWGIPIWATNKLQSWLDKIYASLKGTYNLKQIQQPSKDPKIRQLKAPYIKFESFQRDTRPIFLELPAWPKLNFEGEPGSCPFDVNRREKKEITISSKDIKENTKDLIVKQQDKVKDMTRRPRGGATRTRRTEQLVAGYCEICRIDYRDLKKHLRSDQHLNFVRNDDNFLSLDTLINAGASVEAFLKFKRSKDIQKDCSLFPNVGRSLRSVVLPEEKVDVKESKPDLDNYSTGDIDMVQCNGARRNLDIKLNPSHNLRTRAKHESGHLLRSKGSPWHEVDKSDKLYDKFEGFTIKKRAKGTIWIEEDDPDEKCVNEGNFKVNEDQEYNEKCSLDNCNDPNSKGKECETANSRHNDQPSLAFKDIKCEINSVLELSCLANPCVVEAEEKCLNTTEKISNENQIPAPAVPEVLLNGEDSRIDDKNLKANKNIHPKESSDSVHRHLKFSKIPTASETSQIDSKQLNGSSVSHTNEIPNEPKDSVPPSLTEKETKDEQPRTIKTSRRGARTSRGRNRLSVEERLIEDNRAYYKVEVLGNKLRSSTIPSSLHSVPVKIDDDAPKKDDAPSSEKPVVVRFKRVRKSELSLLSDEAESFMFGEPKRDETSDCGESDQQSSVVPNDTESERDVTDTSYIPSSIINSSSSVCDETNEEDSQDSISSGRARKRRRTQAEALIKDNTDYYKFQVPGSRLRYQAPLTGVKDSQQGLCSDVNKVEAVDSNIESTETLFSAKPSPEVEKLQFSFEAVPKSEPWYQTYQRQDKGAEFWHCFSEGDNQKPFLLPYEIENFHETLARGFNRSDGNRKRGRGRGGGGIGRSPRKSPRCHASTLAIMSTIIRKKEQLQSTNLSIIEEEAQYVRSRTNTPKPEAKYEVKSEADDDLKEIARNIDDMLCGKHFLGLEDSFEPPELGTSIELNLVHPHIPKGPPPDLLELLDNCQEITCLDNSSCASSECGEVTSTESPLKRRKRRKNRTGWPGIKMRKKLQSKQSTDVECERENVPDKKIDDRLSENSDDKNISSRLEGNLNLIIAESNSNRLIQGDGADDDRATEDLMDRIQSSSAKSTDSSSSGISPGNVKNENSSKKHRNIEDTAKSLSKNSENTDDSTHREISITKTNKDLSQHTEETTEGDKNLQSHEYSYICNPQTTVSKKQLHSTNATSRKLQRRSISTSDYKNYSIDEEGPDSNLGNESHSVAASRKQPNSHNISRRRQNEDVLSDTHGSDTEGENHVNSCRKDGNSVTNFRTQQVSNNLSKRRAYKEMSSETLSSDLKDDNSENSYSKETPPIIILQKQSNTNSVSRKRQRDEMSSSDVNNSGFEDENSCKKDTNLNITSKKQQNSRKRHHKETVSSEARDSDIEFTFSVSHRVSPVVSSVELENRRSSIEFQPVVRMTKIDDQVDMDNGVLSVTVASNRRLRSSTSPRSNLQPPPKRFRNAKGKFGRWIKNS